Proteins from a single region of Paenibacillus sp. BIHB 4019:
- the nirB gene encoding nitrite reductase large subunit NirB has translation MGITRQKLVLIGNGMAGINTLEHILKLSPEQYDITVFGSEPHPNYNRIMLSYVLEGSKTMDDIILNSWTWYEEHQITLHTGTTITSIDTQQKIVFADNGLFAAYDCLIIATGSNPIILPVPGHQKQGVVGFRDISDCSVMLETAKQYRNAAVIGGGLLGLEAAKGLLNLGMNVTVIHLMADLMERQLDPSASAMLKAELERQGLHFLMEKQTAEIYGGERVEGLAFSDGTKLESDFIVMAAGIRPNTALASASGIEVKRGIVVDDYMQTSAEGVYAVGECAEHRGVCYGLVAPLFEQGAVLAKQLCGVQTKPYEGTQLSTKLKISGVDVFSTGVFLDQPELTVIRKQDDWKQQYKKLLLKGDTIVGGVLYGDVSDSSRIQQWVREGAAMTDAIYAELMGTAGTALSAADRVAQMADDEIVCGCNGVSKGSIVKAIKDNSLTTVDEVKACTGAGRSCGGCVPTVSHLLQYVLGDEYAGQKTKTGICGCTDLSRDEIVAAIKEKHLTTVKEVMHVLEWHQSEGCSKCRPAVNYYLGMLWPQAHEDEKDSRFVNERMNANIQKDGTYTVVPRMYGGVTTPEDLKKIADVAVKYEVKMVKVTGGQRLDLIGVAKEDLPLVWKELDMPSGYAYAKALRTVKTCVGQQFCRFGTQDSIGMGIRLEKTFERIDMPAKFKMAVNGCPRNCAESCTKDIGIVGNDGGWEMFVGGNGGIKPRIAELLCKVKTDEELVQMVGAFTQYYRLTANYLERTSEWVERLGIEAIKAEVVDNMDRRRELYQDILAVLAELQEPWSAALEEQGESSYLFEAIQLK, from the coding sequence ATGGGAATCACACGGCAGAAGCTTGTGCTGATTGGCAATGGGATGGCGGGTATAAACACGCTGGAGCATATACTCAAGCTGTCCCCGGAGCAATATGACATCACGGTATTCGGCAGCGAGCCGCATCCAAACTATAACCGGATCATGCTTTCTTATGTTTTGGAAGGCAGCAAAACGATGGACGATATTATTTTGAACAGCTGGACCTGGTATGAGGAGCATCAGATTACGCTGCATACGGGAACGACTATAACCTCTATTGATACGCAGCAAAAAATCGTTTTTGCGGACAATGGGCTGTTCGCAGCCTATGACTGTCTAATTATAGCAACAGGCTCGAATCCCATTATACTGCCCGTTCCTGGGCATCAGAAGCAGGGCGTCGTAGGCTTCCGCGACATCTCGGATTGCAGCGTCATGCTGGAGACAGCGAAGCAATATCGCAATGCGGCCGTGATTGGCGGCGGGCTGCTTGGATTGGAAGCTGCCAAGGGCTTGCTCAATTTGGGCATGAACGTGACGGTTATCCATTTGATGGCGGATTTAATGGAGCGCCAGCTTGACCCGAGCGCTTCGGCGATGCTGAAGGCGGAGCTGGAGCGGCAGGGACTGCATTTTCTTATGGAAAAGCAGACGGCGGAAATTTATGGCGGCGAGCGCGTAGAGGGACTGGCATTCAGCGATGGAACGAAGCTGGAATCGGATTTTATCGTCATGGCAGCAGGCATACGGCCTAATACGGCTTTGGCTAGCGCGAGCGGCATTGAAGTGAAACGAGGCATCGTCGTCGATGATTACATGCAAACGTCGGCGGAAGGCGTGTACGCTGTTGGCGAATGCGCCGAGCACCGCGGCGTTTGCTATGGCTTGGTCGCCCCGCTGTTTGAGCAGGGGGCTGTACTCGCGAAGCAGCTATGCGGCGTGCAAACGAAGCCTTACGAGGGGACGCAATTGTCGACGAAGCTGAAAATTTCGGGCGTTGATGTATTTTCCACTGGCGTATTTTTGGATCAGCCGGAGCTGACGGTTATTCGCAAGCAGGATGACTGGAAACAGCAATATAAGAAGCTGCTGCTTAAGGGAGATACCATCGTTGGCGGCGTGCTTTATGGCGATGTCAGCGATTCGAGCCGAATTCAGCAATGGGTGCGCGAAGGGGCGGCGATGACGGACGCTATTTATGCGGAGCTGATGGGAACGGCCGGCACTGCGCTGTCAGCCGCTGATCGCGTAGCGCAAATGGCCGACGATGAAATCGTATGCGGCTGCAACGGCGTATCGAAGGGGAGCATCGTAAAGGCGATTAAGGACAACTCGCTCACCACGGTCGATGAGGTGAAGGCATGCACTGGGGCTGGGCGTTCGTGCGGCGGCTGTGTGCCGACGGTTAGCCATTTGCTGCAATATGTGCTAGGAGACGAATATGCTGGGCAGAAAACCAAGACTGGCATTTGTGGCTGCACCGACCTGAGCCGCGATGAGATCGTAGCTGCGATAAAAGAGAAGCATTTGACGACTGTGAAAGAGGTCATGCATGTACTAGAGTGGCATCAATCGGAGGGCTGCTCGAAATGCCGTCCAGCGGTCAATTATTACTTGGGCATGCTGTGGCCGCAAGCGCATGAGGACGAGAAGGATTCGCGCTTCGTCAATGAGCGGATGAACGCCAACATTCAGAAGGATGGCACCTACACCGTCGTGCCGCGGATGTACGGCGGCGTGACGACGCCGGAGGATTTGAAGAAAATTGCCGATGTAGCCGTGAAATATGAGGTGAAAATGGTCAAAGTGACCGGAGGCCAGCGGCTTGATTTAATCGGGGTCGCGAAAGAGGATTTGCCGCTCGTATGGAAAGAGCTGGATATGCCCTCGGGCTATGCGTATGCGAAGGCGCTGCGCACGGTGAAAACCTGCGTCGGCCAGCAATTTTGCCGCTTCGGTACGCAGGACTCGATCGGCATGGGCATTCGGCTGGAAAAAACGTTCGAGCGGATCGATATGCCCGCCAAGTTCAAAATGGCCGTGAACGGCTGTCCACGCAACTGCGCGGAGTCGTGTACGAAAGATATTGGCATCGTCGGCAATGACGGCGGCTGGGAAATGTTCGTTGGCGGCAATGGCGGAATCAAGCCGCGCATCGCCGAGCTGCTGTGCAAAGTGAAAACGGATGAAGAGCTTGTGCAGATGGTGGGCGCTTTTACCCAATATTATCGGTTGACGGCGAACTATTTGGAGCGCACCTCGGAGTGGGTGGAGCGTTTGGGCATTGAGGCGATTAAAGCAGAAGTCGTTGACAATATGGACCGCCGCCGCGAGCTGTATCAGGATATTTTAGCCGTGCTAGCCGAGCTTCAGGAGCCGTGGAGCGCAGCTCTAGAGGAGCAGGGGGAAAGCAGCTATCTGTTCGAAGCCATTCAATTGAAATAG
- a CDS encoding Gfo/Idh/MocA family oxidoreductase, with protein sequence MLKVGLIGFGFMGRMHFDNYVRLTEEGAPVQLAAICDLMIEELKNGKASGNMATGQEVYDLSPYNLYDSIEKMLENEELDIVDITLPTYLHAELTCSLLEKGLHVLCEKPVAGNSADGWKMAQAAERTGKTLMIGQCLRFWPAYEYLKTVVDDNRFGAVTGGYFFRGSAAPKGWFLDGSKSGGAVLDMHIHDTDMIHWLFGKPEQVSTLARNVIPGSGYDTVSTNYVYPDGKVLNAQADWTLEGDFGFAMTYRVNFEGGNLLFENGQVKVNPNNEPGFVADLSPDMGYYRQIKYFLESVNAGTPVSVCMPESAVGTLEIIEAELRSADERGALIRL encoded by the coding sequence ATGTTAAAAGTAGGTCTTATCGGTTTCGGTTTTATGGGACGCATGCATTTCGACAACTATGTTCGTCTTACAGAAGAGGGCGCGCCAGTACAATTGGCAGCGATTTGCGATCTGATGATCGAGGAATTGAAAAATGGCAAAGCTTCCGGCAATATGGCGACGGGCCAAGAGGTTTATGATCTATCGCCGTACAACCTGTATGACAGCATTGAGAAAATGCTCGAAAACGAGGAACTCGACATCGTCGACATTACGCTGCCGACTTATTTGCATGCCGAGCTGACCTGCTCCCTGCTGGAAAAGGGGCTGCATGTGCTTTGCGAGAAGCCGGTAGCCGGAAATTCCGCTGATGGCTGGAAAATGGCGCAAGCAGCTGAGCGCACAGGCAAAACGCTGATGATCGGCCAATGCTTGCGCTTCTGGCCAGCCTATGAATATTTGAAGACCGTCGTGGACGATAACCGTTTTGGCGCGGTAACGGGCGGTTATTTCTTCAGAGGCTCTGCCGCCCCTAAAGGCTGGTTCCTTGACGGCAGCAAGAGCGGCGGGGCTGTACTGGATATGCATATCCATGATACCGACATGATCCACTGGCTGTTCGGCAAGCCGGAGCAAGTATCGACGCTCGCTCGCAACGTCATTCCAGGCAGCGGCTACGATACGGTATCGACAAATTACGTCTACCCGGACGGCAAAGTGCTGAATGCGCAAGCGGACTGGACGCTCGAAGGCGATTTCGGCTTTGCGATGACGTATCGCGTCAATTTTGAAGGCGGCAATCTGCTGTTTGAGAACGGACAGGTTAAAGTAAATCCCAACAACGAGCCGGGCTTTGTAGCTGATCTATCGCCGGACATGGGCTATTACCGCCAAATCAAATATTTCCTTGAATCGGTAAACGCAGGTACGCCTGTATCCGTCTGTATGCCGGAAAGCGCTGTAGGCACGCTGGAAATTATTGAAGCAGAGCTTCGCTCGGCTGATGAGCGCGGCGCGTTAATCCGCCTGTAA